GAGGCCGAGTGCCGCGACGAGCCCGCAGAACCAGCCCAGGCCGACCGAGCCGAGGCCGCGCAGGGAATCCAGCCCGACGTAGGTGTAGGTCAGGCCGAACAGAAAGACGCCGCTCACACTCAGCAGTGCTGTCGAGTTTCCGTTCGCCGCCACGGCGAGCAAGGCGCACAACAGCAGTTGCGTGCCGCCGATGAGGAGGTTGAAGTATCCGCTGTCCCGCGCGGGGATGCGGCCGAGCAGCCCCAGCCCGTTGACGAGGAGCGCGGCGCCGGAAAGTATCAGGCAGATGTAGGACACAGCGGGTTTCCCTTTCGTCGGTGACGCCTGGGTTCAGGCGTTGCGTGTCGCCAACCGTACGGCCATCGCGCGGCGGCGCCAAAGGTTCCTGACGTCGTGTGACGCTGAGTTGCGCTCTGTGACGCTTGTGACGCTCTCGGGCGCACGGATTTGCGCTGGTGCGTGTCGTCAATGCGCAGTCTTGCGCCCGTTTATGAGATCACTGATCCCGTCGGCTCACGGGCCCCACGGGCCTCACCGGCCTCACCGGACGGACCGGATTCACCGGCCTCACCGGACTCACTGACTCCGCGGATTCCACACATCGGCGCCAGGCCGATTCCTCCGCCGGCCGTGTCAGTCAGCGCGCCTGCCAGCCGTTGCCTGACACACTCAGCGGATGCAGCGTCAGTCGAAGCCGCCGTTCGTCGACCATGGCCTGAAAGAACTCGGCTGGGTTCGGGTGCGGCACATCGCTGATCGAGTTGTAGAGGGTGAGCAGGTCTTGCCCGGGCTGGTCGCCAGGCTCGGTGCTGATGGCGCCAACTTCGGCCGTACACAACACGGACGCGAAGGCCCAGAAGTTGGGACCGAGCACGTGCATGGTTGCGCGCGGGTCCCGCAGCAGGTTGCGGGTTTTCGCCCGCGACGCCGTGACCGAGACGTGAAAGTCGGTGCCGTCGAAAGCGGTGCCAACGTTCGAGGACTGCGGCGCACCGTTCGCTCGGATGGTGATCAGAACGGCCTGGTGCCGGCGCGTCAGCCAGGTGCGCACCTCGTCGGTAAGTTCGGCCATCGTGTCTCCTCTTCCGTCTTCTACGTTGCACCCATCTTGCACGCCGGGCAAGCG
The Rathayibacter sp. SW19 DNA segment above includes these coding regions:
- a CDS encoding PPOX class F420-dependent oxidoreductase, translated to MAELTDEVRTWLTRRHQAVLITIRANGAPQSSNVGTAFDGTDFHVSVTASRAKTRNLLRDPRATMHVLGPNFWAFASVLCTAEVGAISTEPGDQPGQDLLTLYNSISDVPHPNPAEFFQAMVDERRLRLTLHPLSVSGNGWQAR